From one Lotus japonicus ecotype B-129 chromosome 3, LjGifu_v1.2 genomic stretch:
- the LOC130747507 gene encoding U-box domain-containing protein 44-like produces MMEKRDFSEFLSELIVLSNEVASFAKNPEIEIDAFDEFAMLVEKFAPIFNDLRDKSTIMGKPAIRKSLESIENELNRAKALIRSPYLKEPVKQIEDITRDLGRSFGLLIVASLEVSTDFREKIGVLQKQLMNARFGGYNTSLTSSPVSNFVRDVKVEGEIEEEIVNVIVTLEDVVLQLKNGSAEEFAVVLMRLKKLIRDGQLDSGLINENFIVCVLFNRLSSCKAEDRLTVIQLLRSIALGNDESKEKMANIEFLSALVKSLIRGEEERRETVGLLLELSDLAAVRRQIGRIKGCILMLTSILNGIDPVASHDAAKLLDILSSNSQNALHMAAAGYFRPLVHYLEKGSDMNKILMATSLSRLVLTDHCKLSLGQEGAVESLVKMFNSGKLESKLSALNALQNLSSLTENVQRLVKTGIVGYLLQLLFSVTSVLMTLREPASAMLARIAQSESFLVNQDAAQQMLSLLSLNNSKVIQGHLLEALDSIASHPGASKVRRKMKEKGALQLILPLLKETKIRSKALSLLYTLSKDLTEEFSEHLDQTHLLNIVNIVISTTSDNEKANAVGILSNLPVNDKKVTDMLKRANLLPMLVHIMDSSTGSNSLTRSIIAESIAGIVIRFTCASDKKLQLLSAEQGVIPLLVKVLSGGSTITKFRAATSLAQLSQNSLPLRRSWKSRWLCASHSVNNAYCEVHDGYCFVNSTFCLIKAGAVSPLIQILVDKDEEAVEASLSALSTLLQDEIWEGGVKCIAELSGVDPIVKILETGNLKVQEKALWMLERIFRVDGYRVKYGESAEAVLIDLAQKNDSGLKPTVAKVLALLELLQAQSSYF; encoded by the exons ATGATGGAAAAGCGAGACTTTTCTGAATTCCTATCAGAGCTAATAGTGCTAAGCAATGAGGTTGCTTCTTTTGCCAAGAATCCTGAAATTGAGATAGATGCTTTTGATGAGTTTGCTATGCTCGTTGAGAAATTCGCACCTATCTTCAATGATTTGAGGGACAAAAGCACAATCATGGGCAAGCCAGCTATTAGAAAATCGTTGGAATCAATTGAGAATGAGCTTAACCGTGCTAAAGCTTTGATCAGAAGTCCCTATTTGAAAGAGCCTGTTAAACAAATTGAGGACATAACTCGTGATCTTGGTCGATCATTTGGCCTGCTTATTGTGGCTAGCCTTGAAGTGTCCACAGATTTTAGAGAAAAGATTGGTGTATTGCAAAAGCAGTTGATGAATGCAAGATTTGGTGGATATAATACTAGTCTAACTTCAAGTCCAGTGTCAAATTTTGTCAGGGATGTGAAGGTGGAAGGGGAAATAGAAGAGGAAATAGTTAATGTCATTGTCACCCTTGAGGATGTTGTGCTGCAACTTAAGAATGGTAGTGCTGAAGAATTTGCTGTTGTACTTATGAGACTAAAGAAGTTAATCAGGGATGGACAACTGGATAGTGGTTTAATTAATGAGAATTTTATTGTTTGTGTTCTTTTTAATCGTCTAAGTTCATGTAAGGCAGAAGATAGGCTCACAGTCATTCAATTGCTACGAAGTATCGCCTTGGGAAATGATGAGTCAAAG GAGAAGATGGCAAATATTGAGTTTTTATCAGCATTGGTGAAGTCTCTAATAAGGGGTGAAGAAGAGAGGAGGGAAACAGTGGGACTGTTGCTAGAACTATCTGACCTTGCCGCAGTTAGACGTCAGATTGGAAGAATTAAGGGGTGCATTCTTATGTTAACTTCTATCCTGAATGGAATTGACCCTGTTGCTTCACATGATGCAGCAAAGTTATTGGATATATTATCCAGTAATTCTCAAAATGCACTTCATATGGCTGCAGCTGGTTACTTTAGGCCACTAGTGCATTATTTGGAGAAAG GATCTGACATGAACAAAATCCTTATGGCAACATCACTTTCTAGGTTGGTTCTCACTGATCACTGCAAACTTTCCCTTGGACAAGAGGGGGCAGTTGAATCCCTTGTCAAAATGTTTAACTCAGGGAAGCTTGAGTCCAAGTTATCTGCTCTAAATGCATTGCAAAACCTTTCGAGCTTGACCGAAAATGTGCAACGTCTGGTCAAAACTGGAATTGTAGGATATCTGCTGCAACTCCTTTTCTCTGTAACTTCTGTGCTCATGACTTTGCGGGAGCCTGCATCAGCTATGCTCGCAAGAATTGCTCAGTCAGAATCCTTTCTTGTAAACCAAGACGCGGCGCAGCAAATGCTTTCACTTTTGAGTCTTAACAACAGCAAGGTAATTCAAGGTCATCTATTAGAAGCTCTAGACAGCATTGCGTCCCATCCTGGTGCTTCTAAAGTGAGAagaaaaatgaaggaaaaaggtGCCCTTCAGCTAATTTTACCCCTTCTGAAGGAAACTAAAATAAGGAGCAAGGCCTTGAGTTTGCTATATACTCTCTCCAAAGATCTAACAGAAGAGTTTAGTGAACATCTTGATCAAACTCATCTTCTCAACATTGTTAACATTGTCATATCAACAACATCAGATAATGAAAAGGCTAATGCTGTTGGCATACTGAGTAATCTTCCGGTTAACGATAAGAAAGTGACAGATATGCTAAAGAGAGCAAATTTGTTGCCAATGTTGGTACACATTATGGATTCAAGCACTGGAAGTAACTCACTCACAAGAAGTATCATAGCTGAGAGTATTGCAGGTATTGTAATCCGGTTCACGTGTGCCTCTGACAAGAAACTACAACTTCTTTCAGCAGAGCAAGGGGTGATTCCTTTGCTTGTAAAAGTTCTCTCAGGTGGTTCAACAATCACAAAATTTAGAGCTGCTACCTCTCTGGCTCAACTATCACAAAATTCTCTACCTCTCAGGAGGTCTTGGAAGTCAAGGTGGTTGTGTGCTTCTCACTCAGTTAATAATGCATATTGTGAAGTTCATGATGGCTATTGCTTTGTGAACAGCACTTTTTGTCTGATTAAAGCAGGTGCTGTTTCTCCACTTATCCAAATATTGGTAGATAAGGATGAGGAAGCAGTGGAAGCTTCTCTGAGTGCCCTTTCAACTCTCTTGCAGGATGAAATTTGGGAAGGAGGTGTGAAATGCATAGCTGAATTGTCAGGAGTAGACCCTATTGTGAAAATTTTAGAAACTGGTAATTTGAAGGTTCAAGAAAAAGCACTGTGGATGTTGGAGAGAATATT